Part of the Prochlorococcus sp. MIT 0603 genome is shown below.
GGGCATTCTATCGGAACCTGCTTTGAGAATTATCCGAAGATCTTTTTGAGTTTTTCCTTTCTGCTTAAGCCAATCTTTAATTAAAAGCGAGATTTCTTTTTCAATATTTTGATTCCATTTTTCCATAGTTATTTAAAGAGGGAACCAAGTGTCAAGTTTTCTACGTGCTCTATTGCGAATCTCAGGGGTCATGTGTTGGCTCCATAGACTAATTACTGCAGTAATTGCAACAAGATCATCACTGAAACCTGCAACTGGAATGAAATCTGGCATCAAATCGATAGGCATAATTAAATATGTTAGTGCCGCAATTAAAGAAACTCTTGCTTGGGGGGGAGTTGAAGTATCTAAGAGCATTTCAAATGCCTCTAGTGCTGGTTTGGCCAAAGTCCTACCAGCTCT
Proteins encoded:
- a CDS encoding YkvA family protein — translated: MTNNNTEEQKVYDTEVIDSSVIDEGIFKKVLLRAGRTLAKPALEAFEMLLDTSTPPQARVSLIAALTYLIMPIDLMPDFIPVAGFSDDLVAITAVISLWSQHMTPEIRNRARRKLDTWFPL